A single genomic interval of Caldanaerovirga acetigignens harbors:
- a CDS encoding phosphatase PAP2 family protein, whose protein sequence is MYLNQRIKCRPLDAIMPRITHLGGATFSVLLCAFLYIFGKEEARIAASEAFFALTGSQGIVQIFKKSIYRKRPYMVLPNVNTFWRKLLKDHSFPSGHTVAGFCLAVVFSLYFPAYRYAIYSLATLVGFSRIYTGMHYPSDVLSGAFLGTTFALLTHAIKKLIVS, encoded by the coding sequence ATGTACCTGAATCAAAGGATAAAATGCAGGCCTTTGGATGCGATAATGCCGCGCATAACCCATCTCGGCGGTGCCACATTTTCAGTGCTTTTGTGTGCCTTTCTTTATATCTTTGGCAAAGAGGAAGCTAGGATAGCTGCAAGCGAAGCCTTTTTCGCCCTCACGGGAAGTCAGGGAATAGTCCAAATCTTCAAAAAGAGCATTTACAGAAAAAGGCCGTATATGGTTTTGCCCAACGTGAACACATTTTGGAGAAAGCTTCTAAAAGACCATTCCTTTCCTTCCGGGCACACGGTTGCGGGCTTTTGTCTGGCTGTAGTATTTTCCCTTTATTTTCCTGCCTATAGGTATGCCATATATTCGCTGGCTACATTGGTGGGATTTTCCAGGATATACACAGGGATGCACTACCCATCCGATGTGCTCAGCGGTGCTTTTCTGGGTACTACATTTGCGTTATTGACGCATGCCATAAAGAAACTTATAGTAAGCTGA
- a CDS encoding universal stress protein UspA, with protein MGIIFDPSVEHRIMVCVTPQKSCERLIKRGAARARELGGEFCVVYVNKSEDLNKDLKQHKILLELFEMAKNLGGTVSILAGKKVYQTLADYARNNRITHIIVGKSLQSAFGVQKNGEVINPLIKAVEKKGIMVEIVE; from the coding sequence ATGGGTATTATTTTTGACCCCTCGGTGGAGCACAGGATTATGGTGTGCGTGACTCCACAGAAGAGCTGCGAAAGGTTGATAAAAAGGGGGGCGGCAAGGGCAAGAGAGCTAGGAGGGGAGTTTTGCGTAGTATACGTAAATAAATCGGAAGACTTGAACAAGGATTTAAAGCAGCACAAAATATTGTTGGAGCTTTTCGAAATGGCAAAGAATCTGGGAGGAACGGTTTCAATATTGGCAGGGAAAAAGGTATACCAGACTTTGGCAGATTACGCGAGAAATAATAGAATAACCCACATAATCGTCGGCAAATCCCTGCAATCAGCTTTTGGTGTGCAAAAAAACGGCGAAGTAATCAATCCCTTGATAAAAGCCGTTGAGAAGAAAGGCATAATGGTGGAAATAGTGGAGTAG
- the lonB gene encoding ATP-dependent protease LonB produces MTVTVNILSLIQIALAIVVGLYFINMMKNQQGSRMVVDRESKKELEKLRKMREISLTEPLTEKTRPTKFEDIIGQEEGIKALRAALCGPNPQHVIIYGPPGIGKTAAARLVLEEAKRTPGSPFGPDAKFVEVDATIARFDERGIADPLIGSVHDPIYQGAGPLGIAGIPQPKPGAVTKAHGGVLFIDEIGELHPVQMNKLLKVLEDRKVFLESAYYNSEDPNIPLYIHEIFQKGLPADFRLIGATTRMPQEIPPAIRSRCVEIFFKPLTPENIGKIARNAAYKISFDIEERAVETIKKYATNGREAVNILQMAAGLAQIEKRKKIEAKDVEWVVNSGQYSPRPEKRVHSCPQVGCANGLAVYGPNMGTLIEIEAIAIPVEKGKGKLTVTGIMEEEEMGGETHKLRRKATARGAVDNCLTVLKKYLGLRPEDFDIHINFPGGTPIDGPSAGITVATAIYSAITNIPVNNLVAMTGELSIRGYVKPVGGIVAKIEAAKRAGATTVIIPRENWQDLFKTWDVRIIAVDRVEEVIEYALVNSEEEPKNDEKMAFAFGRN; encoded by the coding sequence TTGACTGTGACGGTAAATATTTTGAGCTTGATCCAGATAGCCTTGGCCATCGTTGTAGGGCTTTACTTTATAAATATGATGAAAAATCAGCAAGGAAGCAGGATGGTGGTGGACCGGGAGTCTAAAAAGGAATTGGAAAAATTGAGGAAAATGAGGGAGATATCCCTTACCGAGCCACTGACGGAAAAGACACGCCCCACTAAGTTCGAGGATATAATTGGTCAGGAGGAAGGAATTAAAGCTTTACGGGCGGCACTATGTGGACCTAACCCCCAGCACGTTATAATTTACGGTCCTCCAGGCATAGGAAAGACCGCAGCGGCTCGCCTGGTTCTGGAAGAAGCTAAAAGGACGCCGGGTTCTCCTTTCGGGCCAGATGCGAAATTCGTAGAAGTTGATGCTACTATAGCAAGGTTCGATGAAAGGGGGATAGCCGACCCACTCATCGGCTCGGTGCACGACCCGATATACCAGGGAGCTGGTCCTTTAGGTATTGCGGGAATACCGCAACCCAAACCCGGAGCGGTGACTAAAGCTCACGGCGGGGTGCTTTTTATAGATGAAATAGGGGAATTACATCCGGTGCAGATGAATAAACTTTTAAAAGTGTTGGAAGATAGGAAGGTCTTTTTGGAGAGCGCGTACTACAACAGCGAAGACCCCAACATCCCCCTTTATATTCATGAAATTTTTCAAAAGGGTCTTCCGGCTGACTTCAGGCTGATAGGTGCTACCACTAGAATGCCTCAGGAAATCCCTCCGGCCATTCGCTCCCGCTGCGTGGAGATTTTTTTTAAGCCCCTCACTCCGGAAAATATCGGGAAGATTGCAAGAAATGCAGCTTACAAAATTTCCTTCGATATCGAAGAAAGGGCTGTAGAGACGATAAAAAAATACGCCACAAACGGGCGGGAAGCGGTCAATATACTGCAAATGGCAGCGGGACTCGCACAAATAGAAAAAAGAAAAAAGATAGAGGCCAAGGATGTGGAGTGGGTGGTAAACAGCGGCCAGTATTCGCCGCGTCCGGAAAAGAGGGTGCACTCCTGTCCACAGGTAGGATGTGCTAACGGCCTTGCCGTTTACGGTCCCAACATGGGCACTCTGATAGAAATAGAAGCCATAGCAATACCCGTGGAGAAAGGGAAGGGCAAGCTCACTGTAACGGGAATTATGGAAGAAGAGGAAATGGGAGGAGAAACGCACAAACTGAGGCGAAAGGCTACCGCAAGAGGAGCTGTGGATAACTGTCTGACTGTACTTAAAAAGTATCTCGGATTGAGGCCGGAAGATTTCGACATACACATTAATTTTCCTGGAGGTACTCCCATAGACGGGCCGTCGGCTGGAATTACGGTAGCTACGGCTATATACTCAGCCATAACCAATATTCCGGTGAATAATTTGGTGGCTATGACAGGAGAACTGTCCATTCGGGGTTATGTAAAGCCGGTAGGTGGAATCGTGGCGAAAATAGAAGCTGCAAAGAGGGCTGGTGCGACGACTGTAATAATACCCCGGGAAAATTGGCAGGACCTTTTCAAAACTTGGGATGTGCGGATTATAGCCGTGGACAGGGTAGAAGAAGTGATAGAATATGCCCTGGTGAATTCGGAAGAAGAGCCGAAGAATGACGAAAAAATGGCCTTTGCGTTCGGAAGGAATTAA
- the lon gene encoding endopeptidase La, with amino-acid sequence MILHFDVGRDKSIEALEEAMVADEKILLVAQKDARVDFPVPEDIYATGTVAKIKQLLKMPGDTIRVMVEGLNRARIEEYIKTEPFFKVRVTEILEDDMEISPEEEALMRSMMNLFENYAELNHKVSPEALISIGNIKNPGRFADAVASHLNLKIEDKQKILETVDVKERLRILFEILTREIEILELEKKINNRVKKQLEKSQKEFYLREQIKAIQQELGEQDEKTQEANEYRKKIEALNLPDDLEQKVLKEVERLERTPPVSAEVAVIRNYLDWIVALPWNNFTEDILDVKSAQKVLNEGHYGLEKVKERILEFLAVRKLAGAMKSPILCLVGPPGVGKTSLAKSIAKAMGRKFVRVSLGGVRDEAEIRGHRRTYVGALPGRIIQGMRQAGTKNPVFLLDEVDKMSADFRGDPTAALLEVLDPEQNHSFSDHYIEIPFDLSKVLFIATANTLFNIPRPLLDRMEVISIPGYTEYEKLQIAKFHLIPRQIEEHGLSAENMVFSDEALVHIIRNYTREAGVRNLEREIASICRKVARSVVEGEKKSVDVDVEMVEKFLGTPRFRYGVVEETDQVGVATGLAWTEMGGDILSVEATVMKGKGKLILTGKLGDIMQESAHAGYTYVRSKAAELGIDEDFHEKYDVHIHVPEGAIPKDGPSAGITMACALISALSGRPVDRMVAMTGEITLRGRVLPVGGIKEKVLAAHRAGIKTVILPEENIKDLEEVPQNVKEDLCFVFVKTMDEVIKRAIKPMGDGITPMRESAEKADGLFISQ; translated from the coding sequence ATGATACTTCATTTCGACGTAGGCAGGGACAAGTCCATCGAAGCCCTGGAAGAAGCTATGGTGGCTGACGAAAAAATTCTCCTTGTCGCCCAGAAAGATGCAAGAGTAGACTTCCCTGTGCCGGAAGACATATATGCGACAGGGACTGTGGCCAAGATAAAGCAGCTTTTGAAAATGCCGGGAGATACTATAAGGGTGATGGTGGAGGGGCTCAACCGGGCCCGAATAGAAGAATATATAAAGACCGAACCCTTTTTCAAAGTCAGGGTTACCGAAATATTGGAAGATGATATGGAGATTAGCCCGGAAGAAGAAGCTCTCATGCGAAGCATGATGAACCTTTTTGAAAATTACGCTGAATTAAACCACAAGGTGAGCCCGGAAGCTTTGATTTCGATAGGCAATATAAAAAATCCCGGCCGTTTTGCCGATGCCGTAGCATCTCACCTCAATCTGAAAATCGAAGACAAGCAAAAGATATTAGAGACTGTAGATGTTAAAGAAAGGCTCAGAATCCTCTTCGAGATTCTAACAAGAGAAATAGAAATCCTTGAGCTGGAAAAAAAGATTAATAACCGTGTGAAAAAGCAACTGGAAAAATCTCAAAAAGAATTCTACCTCAGGGAACAGATAAAAGCTATACAGCAGGAACTAGGGGAACAGGACGAAAAAACGCAGGAAGCCAACGAGTATCGAAAAAAGATAGAGGCTTTAAATCTTCCGGATGACCTTGAGCAAAAGGTATTAAAGGAAGTGGAAAGACTCGAGAGGACTCCTCCGGTGTCGGCGGAAGTGGCGGTCATAAGAAATTATCTGGACTGGATTGTCGCCCTTCCCTGGAACAACTTTACAGAGGACATCTTGGATGTCAAATCGGCACAAAAAGTATTGAACGAGGGCCACTACGGGCTTGAAAAGGTAAAGGAGCGAATTCTGGAATTTCTTGCGGTAAGAAAGCTCGCGGGAGCCATGAAATCGCCCATACTTTGCCTTGTGGGTCCTCCAGGTGTAGGCAAGACGTCCCTTGCCAAATCCATAGCGAAGGCCATGGGAAGAAAATTCGTAAGGGTGTCGCTCGGCGGAGTCAGGGATGAAGCAGAAATCCGCGGACACAGGAGAACCTATGTGGGGGCGCTTCCGGGCAGGATAATTCAAGGGATGAGACAGGCGGGGACCAAAAACCCCGTGTTCCTGCTCGATGAAGTCGATAAGATGAGCGCGGACTTTAGGGGAGACCCGACCGCTGCTTTGCTGGAAGTGCTTGACCCGGAGCAGAATCACAGCTTTTCCGACCACTACATAGAAATTCCTTTTGACCTTTCGAAAGTATTGTTTATAGCGACCGCCAATACATTGTTTAACATTCCGAGACCTCTCCTTGACCGCATGGAAGTCATATCGATTCCGGGGTATACCGAGTACGAGAAACTTCAAATAGCGAAGTTCCATTTAATTCCCCGGCAGATCGAAGAACACGGTCTAAGTGCCGAGAATATGGTGTTTTCCGATGAAGCCCTAGTGCACATTATCCGCAACTATACGCGAGAAGCCGGCGTGAGAAATTTAGAGCGGGAAATAGCAAGTATATGCCGCAAAGTTGCCAGGTCAGTGGTGGAAGGGGAAAAAAAGTCTGTAGATGTAGATGTTGAGATGGTCGAAAAATTTTTAGGAACTCCCAGGTTCCGGTATGGAGTCGTCGAGGAAACCGACCAAGTAGGGGTGGCGACCGGCCTTGCCTGGACGGAAATGGGGGGCGACATACTGAGTGTCGAAGCTACGGTCATGAAGGGAAAGGGAAAACTGATACTCACCGGTAAGCTAGGAGATATCATGCAGGAATCGGCACACGCGGGATACACCTACGTCAGATCTAAGGCGGCTGAGTTGGGGATAGATGAGGATTTCCACGAAAAGTACGACGTTCACATTCATGTGCCCGAAGGAGCCATACCGAAAGATGGTCCTTCTGCGGGAATAACCATGGCTTGTGCCTTGATTTCCGCCCTTTCAGGACGTCCTGTAGACAGGATGGTAGCCATGACGGGAGAAATAACGCTGCGGGGGAGGGTTTTGCCGGTCGGGGGAATAAAAGAAAAGGTATTGGCAGCCCACCGTGCTGGCATAAAGACCGTGATACTTCCCGAGGAAAATATAAAAGACCTTGAAGAAGTGCCTCAAAACGTAAAGGAAGACCTTTGTTTTGTCTTTGTAAAGACTATGGATGAGGTGATAAAAAGAGCGATAAAACCCATGGGCGATGGCATTACTCCGATGCGGGAAAGTGCGGAAAAAGCAGACGGCCTTTTTATTTCTCAGTAG